In a single window of the Streptomyces cinnabarinus genome:
- a CDS encoding flavin reductase family protein, whose protein sequence is MTATPDVDASRLASSDLLRSVFRRHAAGVAAITARGEHGPVGFTATSLTSVSAEPPMLSFGIGTGSSCWPTLSGAAYVGVHLLGEHQRELAATFARSGADRFGPPTAWREGPEGVPVLDDVPAWLICRITARVPAGDHRIVLAEVLRGHHAGPGRPLLYHQGRFTGLRD, encoded by the coding sequence ATGACCGCCACGCCCGATGTCGACGCCTCCCGGCTCGCCTCGTCCGACCTGCTGCGTTCCGTCTTCCGGCGGCACGCGGCCGGAGTCGCGGCGATCACCGCCCGCGGCGAGCACGGCCCCGTCGGCTTCACCGCCACCTCGCTCACCTCGGTCTCCGCCGAACCCCCGATGCTCTCCTTCGGCATCGGCACCGGTTCCTCCTGTTGGCCCACGCTGTCCGGGGCGGCGTATGTCGGTGTGCATCTGCTCGGCGAGCACCAGCGGGAACTGGCGGCCACCTTCGCCCGCAGCGGCGCCGACCGCTTCGGACCGCCCACCGCCTGGCGCGAGGGTCCCGAGGGCGTCCCCGTCCTCGACGACGTCCCCGCCTGGCTGATCTGCCGGATCACCGCGCGCGTGCCCGCCGGGGATCACCGCATCGTGCTGGCGGAAGTCCTGCGCGGCCATCACGCGGGCCCGGGGCGCCCCCTGCTGTACCACCAGGGCCGGTTCACCGGCCTGCGCGACTGA
- a CDS encoding TlpA family protein disulfide reductase produces the protein MTGLVVCVAVLAAASVLGVLQRRRSGRVRVRGRDEGKRLGPAELGGQLGERATLVQFSSAFCAPCRATRRILGEVAGMVPGVAHVEIDAEARLELVRELGILKTPTVLVLDADGRVVRRATGQPRRADVIAALGEAV, from the coding sequence ATGACCGGACTGGTGGTGTGCGTGGCGGTGCTCGCGGCGGCGAGCGTCCTCGGAGTGCTGCAACGGCGGCGGAGCGGGAGAGTGCGGGTGCGCGGGCGGGACGAGGGCAAGCGGCTGGGGCCGGCGGAACTGGGCGGGCAACTCGGCGAGCGGGCCACGCTCGTGCAGTTCTCCAGCGCCTTCTGCGCCCCCTGCCGGGCGACGCGGCGCATCCTGGGCGAGGTGGCCGGGATGGTGCCCGGGGTCGCCCATGTCGAGATCGACGCCGAGGCCCGGCTCGAGCTGGTGCGGGAGCTGGGGATCCTCAAGACGCCCACCGTGCTGGTGCTCGACGCCGACGGGCGGGTGGTGCGCCGGGCCACCGGACAGCCGCGCCGCGCGGACGTCATCGCGGCCCTCGGTGAAGCGGTGTGA
- a CDS encoding DUF4395 domain-containing protein, producing the protein MDIDARGPRFGAAVTTAVLAVVLVTGSAWLLAWQTLAFALGAAGGVAKSPYGWLFRAVVRPRLGPPTDFEAPEPPRFAQAVGLLFAGLGLVGLTLGPEWLGLAATGAALAAAFLNAAFGYCLGCELYLLVRRVTVRAE; encoded by the coding sequence ATGGACATCGACGCAAGGGGTCCGCGCTTCGGGGCCGCCGTGACGACCGCCGTGCTGGCGGTGGTACTGGTCACCGGGAGCGCCTGGCTGCTGGCCTGGCAGACGCTGGCGTTCGCGCTGGGCGCGGCGGGCGGGGTCGCCAAGTCGCCGTACGGATGGCTGTTTCGCGCCGTCGTACGGCCGCGGCTCGGGCCGCCGACCGACTTCGAGGCGCCGGAGCCGCCGCGGTTCGCGCAGGCGGTGGGGCTGCTCTTCGCCGGTCTCGGACTGGTCGGCCTCACCCTCGGGCCGGAGTGGCTGGGTCTCGCGGCCACCGGGGCGGCGCTGGCTGCGGCGTTCCTCAACGCCGCCTTCGGGTACTGCCTCGGCTGCGAGTTGTACCTCCTGGTGCGGCGCGTCACCGTCCGCGCGGAGTAA